The Pasteurella multocida genome contains a region encoding:
- a CDS encoding TRAP transporter substrate-binding protein, with protein MKKLNLISSAIVLTMFSSASIAASNYTFALSHYGSPSDTVTKATELMAKRAHELSNGRITIKLHPNSELGNSGAQIDGVRMGTIDIVVVGNPYYTTFNEELNLLDLPFLFRDEAHVEKVLAGDVGEHLLASFEKVGLKGLAFYEVGFRDITNNKRPISTVKDLSHLKLRTTPNPAHISAFKEWGVNPTPMPFNEVYFSLKTGVIDGQENPVHHIYNNNLQEVQKYLSLTHHAYTAAPMTMNLDTFNSLDKETQRILLQVAKEGAELEKQLNIEENKIYLGKLKEQGMEIEYSPDTASFQEGAKKAWHDYAKKFGDKLINKVVETQ; from the coding sequence ATGAAAAAACTTAATCTTATTTCTTCTGCGATAGTATTAACAATGTTTTCTAGTGCGTCTATTGCGGCCAGCAACTACACATTTGCTTTGAGTCATTATGGTTCACCAAGTGATACGGTGACAAAAGCGACAGAGTTAATGGCAAAAAGAGCGCATGAATTATCTAATGGTCGCATTACCATAAAATTACATCCGAATAGTGAATTAGGTAATTCAGGTGCACAAATTGATGGTGTGCGTATGGGGACAATTGATATTGTGGTTGTGGGAAATCCATATTATACCACTTTCAATGAAGAGCTAAATTTACTTGATTTACCTTTCTTATTCCGTGATGAAGCACATGTTGAAAAAGTTTTAGCAGGCGATGTTGGTGAGCATTTGTTAGCTTCTTTTGAAAAAGTGGGGCTTAAAGGTCTAGCGTTTTATGAAGTCGGCTTTAGAGATATTACCAATAATAAACGCCCTATCAGTACAGTCAAAGATTTATCCCATTTGAAATTAAGAACGACACCAAATCCAGCACATATTTCTGCATTTAAAGAATGGGGTGTGAATCCAACACCAATGCCATTTAATGAAGTCTATTTTTCTTTAAAAACAGGGGTCATCGATGGCCAAGAGAACCCAGTTCATCATATTTATAACAATAACTTACAAGAAGTTCAAAAATATCTTTCTCTGACTCACCATGCCTATACAGCCGCGCCAATGACCATGAATTTAGATACCTTTAATTCTTTGGATAAAGAAACGCAGCGTATTTTATTACAAGTGGCTAAAGAAGGGGCAGAGTTAGAAAAACAACTCAACATTGAAGAGAATAAAATTTATCTTGGTAAATTGAAAGAACAAGGAATGGAAATTGAGTATTCCCCAGATACGGCGTCATTCCAAGAAGGTGCTAAAAAAGCATGGCATGATTATGCGAAAAAATTTGGTGACAAATTAATTAATAAAGTGGTTGAAACTCAATAA
- a CDS encoding dihydroxyacetone kinase subunit DhaK, which yields MTRKPKKLLNHPNDVPAEQLEGLLYACHGKLSKVEGYSGVIRTDIADQQVVVVTGGGSGHEPMFAGFVGKGLADAAALGEIFTSPSPDIIIETTKAAQKGQGVLFVYGNYAGDNMNFDIAAELLEEEGITVKTVRVTDDISAAPPERMQERRGVAGDMYVLKIAGAAVQSGYDLDALHEVTSKGNFNTRTMGVALAACSIPQTGKFNFELADDELELGMGIHGETGVRRQKLTSADEINQEIVDRICADIGLQAGDRVCVTINNLGAATYTELLISNRKVHQELTKRGIQVHDTLIGSYCTSQEMAGYSVTLFRLDDELQKLYDLPCDGFAWRK from the coding sequence ATGACTAGAAAACCAAAAAAACTCCTTAATCATCCAAATGATGTGCCTGCGGAGCAATTAGAAGGGTTGCTCTATGCATGCCATGGGAAACTTTCAAAAGTAGAGGGTTATAGTGGAGTGATTCGTACAGATATTGCAGATCAGCAAGTCGTCGTGGTTACTGGTGGTGGTAGTGGACATGAACCGATGTTTGCGGGCTTTGTGGGGAAAGGATTAGCAGACGCTGCGGCACTGGGTGAAATTTTTACTTCACCTTCTCCAGATATTATTATCGAAACGACTAAAGCCGCACAAAAAGGTCAAGGTGTTCTTTTCGTCTATGGTAATTATGCTGGGGATAATATGAATTTTGATATTGCGGCAGAATTATTAGAAGAAGAAGGTATCACTGTCAAAACCGTACGTGTGACAGACGATATTTCTGCGGCACCGCCAGAAAGAATGCAAGAACGTCGTGGTGTTGCTGGTGATATGTATGTCCTTAAAATTGCAGGTGCAGCCGTTCAGTCCGGTTATGACCTTGACGCCTTACATGAAGTGACGAGTAAAGGGAATTTTAATACTCGAACTATGGGGGTTGCTTTAGCGGCATGTTCTATTCCTCAGACAGGAAAATTTAACTTTGAGCTTGCAGATGACGAATTAGAGCTCGGTATGGGGATTCATGGTGAAACGGGCGTAAGACGTCAGAAATTAACAAGTGCGGATGAAATTAACCAAGAAATTGTTGATCGGATTTGTGCGGATATCGGGTTGCAAGCAGGAGATAGGGTGTGTGTCACAATCAATAATTTAGGTGCGGCAACTTATACTGAGTTATTGATTTCAAACCGCAAAGTCCATCAAGAATTAACAAAACGTGGTATTCAGGTGCATGACACTTTGATTGGTTCTTATTGTACGTCTCAGGAAATGGCGGGGTATTCTGTGACACTTTTCCGCTTAGATGATGAATTACAAAAATTATATGACTTGCCTTGTGATGGTTTTGCATGGAGAAAATAA
- a CDS encoding sugar-binding transcriptional regulator — MSEEEMDLLTEIAVSYYEHELTQEEIANRFNISRVKIGRLLKKARQEGIVEINVKYHPIFTSKLEQRLIEQFGIHRALIAIDTQNEVEQRKQVAALVNAYLSSTLKDGMTVAVGQGRNVAAVGEYVGVFPERNCKFICGIGGTHRIGPPIDADHICRNLARKFNGTNETLYSPAYLEKPEFRDIFLQNGVIKETLDKARKADIALVGIGDMNENSYMVQLGWFTPQEITHARMNLGVVGEIAGYGFFNFQGEPADTVMNNRVIGLSLEDLRKIPCVIGIASENTKATAILGALRTGIINIIATTASNINTILSLTKS; from the coding sequence ATGAGTGAAGAAGAAATGGATTTATTAACCGAGATTGCAGTTTCTTACTATGAACATGAGTTAACGCAAGAGGAAATTGCAAACCGATTTAATATCTCTCGAGTTAAGATTGGTCGGTTATTAAAGAAAGCCCGTCAGGAAGGGATTGTTGAAATTAATGTGAAATATCACCCGATTTTCACATCAAAATTAGAACAGCGTTTGATAGAACAGTTTGGTATTCATCGCGCCTTAATTGCTATTGATACTCAGAATGAAGTAGAACAGCGCAAACAAGTCGCTGCGTTAGTAAATGCCTATTTATCCAGTACGTTAAAAGACGGTATGACAGTAGCAGTTGGGCAAGGACGAAATGTAGCCGCCGTTGGAGAATATGTGGGCGTTTTTCCTGAGCGAAATTGTAAGTTCATTTGTGGTATCGGTGGTACACATCGAATAGGTCCACCAATAGATGCTGACCATATTTGCCGTAACTTAGCGCGTAAATTTAATGGCACTAACGAAACGTTGTATTCCCCTGCTTATTTAGAAAAGCCCGAATTTAGAGATATTTTTTTACAAAATGGGGTAATAAAAGAAACGCTTGATAAAGCTCGCAAAGCGGATATTGCTTTGGTTGGCATCGGTGATATGAATGAGAATAGCTATATGGTTCAGTTGGGATGGTTTACTCCTCAGGAAATTACGCATGCACGCATGAATTTAGGTGTGGTAGGTGAGATTGCAGGCTATGGCTTTTTTAACTTTCAAGGAGAGCCTGCGGATACAGTGATGAATAACCGAGTGATTGGTTTAAGTCTTGAAGATTTAAGAAAGATACCTTGCGTGATAGGCATCGCTTCTGAAAATACAAAAGCGACGGCAATTTTGGGCGCTTTAAGAACAGGAATTATTAATATTATTGCTACAACCGCCAGCAACATTAACACAATTTTGAGTTTAACGAAAAGTTAA
- a CDS encoding 4-hydroxythreonine-4-phosphate dehydrogenase PdxA has protein sequence MTKSTVALTLGDPAGIGPELVAKLLAKQNIREKANIVLVADKDELEKGMEIAKAQFVYEEVSFHQLGQYEFKTGVPVLISHKSSHPKPFEYGKVTEQSGVYILETLKVALNLAKMGYVQAICFAPLNKQAMHKGGLRYRDELHWFAEQTDFNEFVCELNVVDDIWAARVTSHIPFKDIVPNLSIKGVFDCIHLLYRSLVQAGVENPKIAVQALNPHGGEGGVFGDEEMTIIQPGMEQARKAGIDVYGPFPGDTTMREVERLKINGVVSMYHDQFSTALKILGFERGVTVQGGIPIPITTANHGTAFDLHGKNIAIPTAFEAAFNIAVRMGQGVLNQK, from the coding sequence ATGACGAAATCTACAGTGGCATTGACGTTAGGTGATCCTGCCGGTATTGGTCCAGAGTTAGTTGCTAAATTACTAGCAAAACAAAATATCAGAGAGAAAGCGAACATTGTGCTAGTGGCAGATAAAGATGAATTAGAAAAAGGGATGGAGATCGCTAAAGCACAGTTTGTATATGAAGAAGTATCTTTTCATCAATTAGGTCAATATGAATTCAAAACAGGTGTACCCGTTTTAATTTCTCATAAATCTTCACACCCAAAGCCTTTTGAGTACGGCAAAGTTACTGAACAAAGTGGTGTCTATATTTTAGAAACGCTAAAAGTCGCATTAAATTTAGCAAAAATGGGGTATGTGCAAGCGATTTGTTTTGCACCACTAAATAAACAAGCGATGCATAAAGGTGGACTGCGTTATCGAGATGAATTGCATTGGTTTGCCGAGCAAACAGATTTCAATGAATTTGTTTGTGAGTTAAATGTGGTTGATGATATTTGGGCTGCACGAGTGACTTCTCATATTCCATTTAAAGATATTGTGCCTAATCTATCAATTAAGGGTGTATTTGATTGTATTCATCTTCTCTATCGCTCGTTAGTTCAAGCTGGTGTTGAAAATCCTAAAATCGCTGTTCAGGCATTAAATCCTCATGGCGGGGAAGGGGGTGTTTTTGGTGATGAAGAAATGACGATTATTCAACCAGGAATGGAACAAGCACGTAAAGCAGGAATTGATGTTTATGGCCCATTTCCTGGTGATACCACAATGCGTGAAGTTGAACGTTTAAAAATTAATGGCGTTGTTTCCATGTACCATGATCAATTTTCTACTGCGTTGAAGATTTTAGGTTTTGAACGTGGTGTGACAGTACAAGGTGGCATTCCGATTCCTATCACAACAGCTAACCACGGTACCGCATTTGATTTACATGGTAAAAATATTGCTATTCCGACTGCATTTGAAGCAGCGTTTAACATTGCAGTTAGAATGGGACAGGGTGTTTTAAATCAAAAGTAA
- a CDS encoding TRAP transporter large permease produces MIAFLVLIALVLLVMINVPIAVAIGIVSLIGMLITNSFDAIYNVALSVFDGASNFSLLAIPLFILAGALMNTGGISVRLINFVNALIGFVRGGLAMVNVGVSMIFAEISGSSVADVAALGSILIPAMKKRGYKSSFSAAVTSSSASLAVIIPPSLPMIIYGAMADVSISKLFVAGLAAGGVASLGMFAVCYYYAVKYNLPREEHFSLSKLCTAFKNAFWALTLPVLILGGIISGFTTATEAAGLAVLLALIIGFFIYKELTLNAVYKALVESVNGTSVVMLLVATSAVLGLFLTEQKVPQQMAAAILNISDNKYIVLMMLNVMLFIVGMFLHGAAAIILVVPIVMPLITQLGIDPIHFGIILTLNIAVGQQTPPVASVLITASSIAKKDIWSVTKDNVWFIVVLLISLMMVTYIPALTVGMVDLFY; encoded by the coding sequence ATGATTGCATTCTTAGTTTTAATTGCACTTGTTCTACTTGTTATGATTAATGTGCCTATCGCAGTAGCAATTGGTATTGTTTCACTCATAGGTATGTTAATTACAAATAGTTTTGATGCAATATATAACGTCGCACTGTCTGTTTTTGATGGCGCCTCTAATTTTTCATTACTTGCTATTCCGCTTTTCATTTTAGCAGGAGCATTAATGAATACAGGCGGAATATCGGTTAGGCTGATTAATTTTGTTAATGCTTTAATCGGCTTCGTCCGAGGTGGGCTTGCAATGGTCAATGTGGGTGTTTCCATGATCTTTGCTGAAATTTCCGGATCTTCTGTAGCGGATGTTGCCGCACTGGGTTCTATCCTCATTCCTGCAATGAAAAAAAGAGGTTATAAATCAAGCTTTTCTGCTGCTGTTACTTCATCATCGGCTTCCTTAGCGGTGATTATCCCACCCTCACTCCCCATGATTATTTATGGTGCGATGGCGGATGTTTCTATTTCTAAGCTTTTTGTGGCAGGACTTGCCGCAGGTGGTGTAGCTTCGTTAGGTATGTTTGCTGTATGTTATTATTATGCGGTTAAATATAATTTACCGAGGGAAGAACACTTCAGCTTGTCTAAATTATGCACAGCATTCAAAAATGCGTTCTGGGCGTTAACGTTACCTGTTCTGATTTTAGGTGGGATTATTTCAGGTTTTACCACTGCAACAGAAGCGGCCGGCTTAGCTGTACTTTTAGCATTAATCATTGGTTTTTTCATTTACAAAGAGCTCACACTCAATGCAGTATATAAAGCATTGGTAGAAAGTGTAAATGGAACATCCGTTGTCATGCTACTGGTTGCGACGTCAGCTGTTTTGGGATTGTTTTTAACAGAACAGAAAGTACCTCAACAAATGGCTGCAGCAATTTTAAATATCTCGGACAATAAATATATCGTTTTAATGATGCTAAATGTCATGTTATTTATTGTTGGTATGTTTTTACATGGCGCGGCGGCCATTATTTTAGTCGTCCCTATTGTTATGCCTCTGATTACACAATTGGGCATTGATCCGATTCATTTTGGTATCATCTTAACGTTAAACATTGCAGTGGGTCAGCAAACACCACCGGTGGCAAGTGTATTAATCACAGCCTCATCTATCGCGAAAAAAGATATTTGGAGTGTCACTAAGGATAATGTTTGGTTTATTGTTGTATTATTAATTTCTTTAATGATGGTCACTTATATTCCTGCATTGACGGTTGGTATGGTGGACCTATTCTATTAA
- a CDS encoding TRAP transporter small permease codes for MDALFNLTKRILTLISVLILSALAIIIIISIFTRFLGKSLYWYDEISAILLAWLTFYGAALSALNRCHMGFGNFIASLPLTTRKVLFCITEVLIISFFILLTWAGFYVLSIFGDETLTSLDFIPLSVAQSALPIGCVLFIIAELLSIPKAFNSLSKGKTQDDEEIEQALRDVDSNEGMKIAREKLQ; via the coding sequence ATGGACGCACTCTTTAACCTAACGAAAAGAATTTTAACGCTGATTTCAGTACTTATTTTAAGTGCATTGGCCATTATTATCATTATTTCTATATTTACCCGATTCTTAGGCAAATCATTATATTGGTATGATGAAATCTCGGCGATATTACTCGCTTGGCTCACTTTTTATGGTGCGGCACTAAGTGCGTTAAATCGTTGTCATATGGGATTCGGGAATTTTATCGCTTCGTTACCGCTCACCACAAGAAAGGTTCTTTTCTGCATCACAGAAGTATTAATTATTAGTTTCTTTATTTTATTAACTTGGGCTGGTTTTTATGTGCTTTCTATTTTCGGTGATGAAACACTCACCAGCCTCGATTTTATTCCGTTATCTGTTGCACAATCTGCTTTGCCTATAGGTTGTGTGTTATTCATCATTGCAGAACTTTTATCCATACCGAAAGCGTTTAATTCTCTCAGCAAAGGTAAAACCCAAGATGATGAGGAAATAGAACAAGCATTACGAGATGTGGACAGTAATGAAGGTATGAAGATAGCAAGGGAGAAATTACAATGA
- a CDS encoding DctP family TRAP transporter solute-binding subunit — MSTSLLKRLTIVASLSLLFANSILAKDLVVSTTASLGSLQYDTTKYFVDVTNQKLSEAKLDYRLNFFGSGQLGNDKDTQQKLKLGTIDIALLSSTLATNIPQMAIFELPFLITNRQQLNKIEQQVFYPFVAPEVEKKGYKIIGLWENGFRSITNNTRPINRPEDLKGLKIRTPSSSWRLKMFKAWGANPTPIPFGDVFIGLRTGVIDGQENPLTNIYAAKLQEVQKYLSITNHVYSPAYLTVGKNTYQKLPENVRKIIEAGAKEAQTWGYQEAEKRESELEKKLVESGMTLNHANIQAFIEASQPIYDEFISEVPNGKELLEKMKDTLK, encoded by the coding sequence ATGAGTACATCATTATTAAAAAGATTAACCATTGTGGCATCTTTATCACTCTTATTTGCGAATAGTATTCTGGCTAAAGATCTCGTTGTATCCACAACGGCTAGTCTAGGTTCTTTACAATATGACACGACAAAATATTTTGTGGATGTCACAAACCAAAAACTTTCGGAAGCTAAATTAGACTACCGTTTAAATTTCTTTGGTTCTGGTCAACTAGGGAATGATAAAGACACGCAGCAAAAATTAAAATTAGGGACGATTGATATAGCCCTTCTCTCTTCAACACTCGCTACGAACATTCCTCAAATGGCGATTTTTGAATTACCTTTCTTAATCACAAACCGTCAACAGCTGAATAAAATTGAGCAACAAGTCTTCTATCCTTTCGTTGCACCAGAAGTAGAGAAAAAAGGATATAAAATCATTGGGTTATGGGAGAATGGATTTAGAAGTATTACTAACAATACACGCCCAATCAATCGCCCTGAAGACTTGAAAGGATTAAAAATTCGTACCCCAAGTAGCTCTTGGCGTTTAAAAATGTTTAAAGCATGGGGTGCTAACCCAACACCAATTCCTTTCGGAGACGTGTTTATTGGTTTAAGAACCGGCGTCATAGACGGTCAAGAAAACCCACTAACAAACATCTATGCAGCCAAACTCCAAGAGGTTCAAAAATATCTCAGTATCACTAACCATGTTTATTCTCCTGCTTACCTTACGGTAGGCAAAAACACATATCAAAAATTACCTGAAAATGTTCGGAAAATTATTGAAGCTGGGGCAAAAGAAGCACAAACATGGGGATATCAGGAGGCCGAAAAACGAGAAAGTGAACTGGAAAAGAAATTAGTAGAAAGTGGCATGACACTTAATCATGCAAATATTCAAGCATTTATCGAAGCGAGCCAACCTATCTACGATGAATTCATTTCTGAAGTTCCAAATGGAAAAGAATTATTAGAGAAAATGAAGGATACGCTTAAGTAA
- the dhaL gene encoding dihydroxyacetone kinase subunit DhaL: MNVIETKALLLYTAEKMMASEPTLTELDLKIGDGDHGLGMLRGFTAVRDLLQQENFQPKDIGELFVTVGTKMMSSMGGASGAIFGTLFRAGGKAIIGENEFDTSVFAKFLVAGSSAVFARGGAKPGDKTMVDALVAAEKKAEEVSHEPLNVALLSIAKAAEEGAENTRHQVAVFGRAKSLGERSLGYVDPGAVSMSFIIKYMAEFVNQ; encoded by the coding sequence ATGAATGTAATTGAAACAAAAGCATTATTGCTATATACCGCAGAGAAAATGATGGCAAGCGAGCCAACACTTACTGAACTTGATCTCAAGATCGGTGATGGTGATCATGGTTTAGGCATGTTACGTGGATTTACGGCAGTAAGAGATCTGTTACAGCAAGAGAATTTTCAACCTAAAGACATTGGCGAGTTATTTGTGACAGTTGGGACGAAAATGATGTCAAGTATGGGAGGCGCTTCTGGCGCGATATTTGGCACCCTCTTTCGTGCTGGAGGTAAGGCGATTATTGGAGAGAATGAATTCGATACTTCGGTTTTTGCTAAATTTCTTGTAGCGGGTTCAAGTGCTGTATTTGCGAGAGGTGGTGCTAAGCCGGGTGATAAAACAATGGTTGATGCTCTTGTTGCCGCAGAGAAAAAAGCGGAGGAAGTTAGTCATGAGCCACTTAATGTTGCTTTATTAAGTATTGCAAAAGCTGCAGAAGAAGGCGCTGAAAATACCCGTCACCAAGTTGCTGTTTTTGGTCGTGCCAAAAGTTTGGGGGAGCGTTCATTAGGTTATGTTGATCCCGGTGCTGTTTCAATGTCATTCATCATTAAGTATATGGCTGAATTTGTTAACCAATAA
- a CDS encoding sugar phosphate isomerase/epimerase family protein, with translation MESKIKLAVNTSIYDGYDLETIFSSIRKCGFQFFELAYNQGYVSDFKEDRFSEKHAGEINLLKDKYQLNTLALGCTMDLATDDLSSIFLPRLQFAHLIGAKYINVCTTQLVNKNKLIQNLISLKPLLARFDCILCLENAGDYNFNAFTTLEDGIELLHLLGDERYALNFDPGNMMTYQPHLDIVQQALDSMQYCRYFHVKDVVVQKDKFNFVTIGQGEIDYSLIVNKLIESDIPFSFEIPLRIYRELDSTPKKIEGLIPLPLIETTLIESKKYIDDIYKGLVNKNE, from the coding sequence ATGGAAAGTAAAATAAAACTCGCGGTCAACACGTCAATCTATGACGGCTATGATTTAGAAACGATCTTTTCGTCAATAAGAAAGTGCGGTTTCCAGTTTTTCGAATTAGCATATAATCAGGGTTATGTCAGTGATTTTAAAGAAGACCGCTTTAGCGAAAAACATGCGGGTGAAATTAATCTCTTAAAAGATAAATATCAATTAAATACGTTGGCGCTTGGCTGTACAATGGATTTAGCAACAGATGATTTATCTTCAATTTTTTTACCTCGTCTCCAGTTTGCTCATTTAATTGGTGCAAAATATATCAATGTCTGTACGACACAATTAGTTAATAAAAATAAGCTTATTCAAAATCTTATTTCGCTCAAGCCTTTGTTAGCGCGTTTTGATTGTATTTTATGCTTAGAAAATGCGGGCGATTATAATTTTAATGCGTTTACGACGTTAGAGGATGGTATTGAATTATTACATTTATTAGGTGATGAACGTTATGCCTTAAATTTTGATCCCGGTAATATGATGACTTATCAACCTCATCTGGATATTGTCCAACAAGCATTGGATTCCATGCAGTACTGCAGATATTTTCATGTTAAAGATGTGGTTGTTCAAAAAGATAAATTTAATTTTGTGACTATTGGACAAGGTGAAATAGATTATTCACTTATTGTGAATAAGTTAATTGAAAGCGATATCCCTTTTAGTTTTGAAATTCCATTGCGTATATATAGAGAGCTTGATTCTACACCGAAGAAAATAGAAGGTTTGATTCCTTTGCCGTTAATTGAAACGACATTGATTGAATCAAAAAAATACATTGATGATATTTATAAAGGATTAGTGAATAAAAATGAGTGA
- the rpiB gene encoding ribose 5-phosphate isomerase B yields MKIAIGCDDAAYNLKVELIKFLTSLGIECDDFGAGAGDTTLYPNVAEKVAIAVAKGEYDRGILTCGTGIGMCITANKIPGIRAAVCHDVFSAERARKSNDAQIICFGERVIGVELAKALLKTWLACDFAGGGSTPKVAQINEIDSKYHRSL; encoded by the coding sequence ATGAAAATCGCCATTGGCTGTGATGATGCGGCTTATAATTTGAAGGTGGAATTAATTAAGTTTTTAACTTCCCTTGGCATTGAATGTGATGATTTTGGTGCGGGTGCTGGTGATACAACACTGTATCCGAATGTTGCTGAGAAAGTCGCAATCGCTGTCGCAAAAGGAGAATATGACAGAGGCATTTTAACCTGTGGAACAGGAATTGGTATGTGCATTACTGCGAATAAGATTCCTGGGATTCGTGCTGCTGTGTGTCATGATGTTTTTTCTGCAGAGCGAGCAAGAAAGAGTAATGATGCGCAGATTATTTGTTTTGGTGAAAGGGTTATCGGTGTCGAATTGGCCAAAGCATTATTAAAAACGTGGTTAGCGTGTGACTTCGCAGGTGGTGGTTCTACACCTAAAGTTGCGCAAATTAATGAAATTGATTCTAAATATCATCGCTCTTTATAG